NNNNNNNNNNNNNNNNNNNNNNNNNNNNNNNNNNNNNNNNNNNNNNNNNNNNNNNNNNNNNNNNNNNNNNNNNNNNNNNNNNNNNNNNNNNNNNNNNNNNNNNNNNNNNNNNNNNNNNNNNNNNNNNNNNNNNNNNNNNNNNNNNNNNNNNNNNNNNNNNNNNNNNNNNNNNNNNNNNNNNNNNNNNNNNNNNNNNNNNNNNNNNNNNNNNNNNNNNNNNNNNNNNNNNNNNNNNNNNNNNNNNNNNNNNNNNNNNNNNNNNNNNNNNNNNNNNNNNNNNNNNNNNNNNNNNNNNNNNNNNNNNNNNNNNNNNNNNNNNNNNNNNNNNNNNNNNNNNNNNNNNNNNNNNNNNNNNNNNNNNNNNNNNNNNNNNNNNNNNNNNNNNNNNNNNNNNNNNNNNNNNNNNNNNNNNNNNNNNNNNNNNNNNNNNNNNNNNNNNNNNNNNNNNNNNNNNNNNNNNNNNNNNNNNNNNNNNNNNNNNNNNNNNNNNNNNNNNNNNNNNNNNNNNNNNNNNNNNNNNNNNNNNNNNNNNNNNNNNNNNNNNNNNNNNNNNNNNNNNNNNNNNNNNNNNNNNNNNNNNNNNNNNNNNNNNNNNNNNNNNNNNNNNNNNNNNNNNNNNNNNNNNNNNNNNNNNNNNNNNNNNNNNNNNNNNNNNNNNNNNNNNNNNNNNNNNNNNNNNNNNNNNNNNNNNNNNNNNNNNNNNNNNNNNNNNNNNNNNNNNNNNNNNNNNNNNNNNNNNNNNNNNNNNNNNNNNNNNNNNNNNNNNNNNNNNNNNNNNNNNNNNNNNNNNNNNNNNNNNNNNNNNNNNNNNNNNNNNNNNNNNNNNNNNNNNNNNNNNNNNNNNNNNNNNNNNNNNNNNNNNNNNNNNNNNNNNNNNNNNNNNNNNNNNNNNNNNNNNNNNNNNNNNNNNNNNNNNNNNNNNNNNNNNNNNNNNNNNNNNNNNNNNNNNNNNNNNNNNNNNNNNNNNNNNNNNNNNNNNNNNNNNNNNNNNNNNNNNNNNNNNNNNNNNNNNNNNNNNNNNNNNNNNNNNNNNNNNNNNNNNNNNNNNNNNNNNNNNNNNNNNNNNNNNNNNNNNNNNNNNNNNNNNNNNNNNNNNNNNNNNNNNNNNNNNNNNNNNNNNNNNNNNNNNNNNNNNNNNNNNNNNNNNNNNNNNNNNNNNNNNNNNNNNNNNNNNNNNNNNNNNNNNNNNNNNNNNNNNNNNNNNNNNNNNNNNNNNNNNNNNNNNNNNNNNNNNNNNNNNNNNNNNNNNNNNNNNNNNNNNNNNNNNNNNNNNNNNNNNNNNNNNNNNNNNNNNNNNNNNNNNNNNNNNNNNNNNNNNNNNNNNNNNNNNNNNNNNNNNNNNNNNNNNNNNNNNNNNNNNNNNNNNNNNNNNNNNNNNNNNNNNNNNNNNNNNNNNNNNNNNNNNNNNNNNNNNNNNNNNNNNNNNNNNNNNNNNNNNNNNNNNNNNNNNNNNNNNNNNNNNNNNNNNNNNNNNNNNNNNNNNNNNNNNNNNNNNNNNNNNNNNNNNNNNNNNNNNNNNNNNNNNNNNNNNNNNNNNNNNNNNNNNNNNNNNNNNNNNNNNNNNNNNNNNNNNNNNNNNNNNNNNNNNNNNNNNNNNNNNNNNNNNNNNNNNNNNNNNNNNNNNNNNNNNNNNNNNNNNNNNNNNNNNNNNNNNNNNNNNNNNNNNNNNNNNNNNNNNNNNNNNNNNNNNNNNNNNNNNNNNNNNNNNNNNNNNNNNNNNNNNNNNNNNNNNNNNNNNNNNNNNNNNNNNNNNNNNNNNNNNNNNNNNNNNNNNNNNNNNNNNNNNNNNNNNNNNNNNNNNNNNNNNNNNNNNNNNNNNNNNNNNNNNNNNNNNNNNNNNNNNNNNNNNNNNNNNNNNNNNNNNNNNNNNNNNNNNNNNNNNNNNNNNNNNNNNNNNNNNNNNNNNNNNNNNNNNNNNNNNNNNNNNNNNNNNNNNNNNNNNNNNNNNNNNNNNNNNNNNNNNNNNNNNNNNNNNNNNNNNNNNNNNNNNNNNNNNNNNNNNNNNNNNNNNNNNNNNNNNNNNNNNNNNNNNNNNNNNNNNNNNNNNNNNNNNNNNNNNNNNNNNNNNNNNNNNNNNNNNNNNNNNNNNNNNNNNNNNNNNNNNNNNNNNNNNNNNNNNNNNNNNNNNNNNNNNNNNNNNNNNNNNNNNNNAATTTTAGAAAGCTTTGAAGGAAGAATGGCATCTTCATTCTCAGCTCTAAAGCAAATGCCATATGAAAAGTCCTCAACTCTTTACCTTTTATCAACAATTGGCATCATTAGCATCTTTCTTTTGCTTAAACTcacaagaacaagaagaaacaAATCCAATAATCTTCCACCATCTCCACCAAAGCTTCCCTTAATTGGAAACCTTCATCAAGTAGGAAGATTGCCACACCGCTCCTTCCATGAGCTCTCAAAGAAGCATGGCTCTCTCATGTTCCTTCAATTAGGGCAAATCCCAACTTTAGTTATTTCTTCGGCCGATACGGCCaaagaaataacaaaaaatcatGATATTATTTTCTCAAGCAGACCTCAGGTAACAGCGGCGAAAATCTTTGTATATGGATGCAAAGATGTGGCGTTTTCACCCTACAGCGAAGAATGGagacagaaaagaaaaatttgtgtTCTTGAACTTTTAAGTCTTAAGAGAGTGAAATCGTTTCAATCCATTAGACAAGAAGAGGTAGTCGAATTGGTTAATTGGATTCGCGAATCTTGCGCTACAAGTAAAGTAGGGAGTGTGATCAATCTTAGTGAGATGATGATTGCAGCATCCAACAATATAGTATCAAGATGTGTTCTTGGACAAAAATATGATGCCCCAAAAGATGGAAGAAGCAACAACTTTGGAGATCTTGGAAGGAAATTGATGAAACATTTTGCTGATTTTTGTGTTGGTGATTTTTACCCTAATTTGGGTTGGGTTGATGTTCTTAGAGGGCTTATTCCTGAATTCAAGACCACCTTTGCTGGATTAGAGGCATGTTTTGATGAGTTGATTGAAGAACATAAGAGgatgaagaaaaataatgaagaaCCATTAtctattaaaaaagattttgttgAGATATTGCTTCAAGTTCAAGAAGATAGTGTTCTTGATTTTCAGCTCACTGGAGAAGACATCAAAGCAATCCTAGCGGTTTGTGTTTCTCTCTCTCATATATATCcttttttctttagttaaattatttatctttttaaattaaatgccTTTAGAATATTTAGTTAAGGATGTTGTTATTTGCATATAGTGATTAGCGTCTTATTATAATCCTTAATTTATAACTAGCTAAATAAGCACCTCTAAGTAGTGTTTTGTGGTTTGTTTTCATAGACTAGAATTAAGACATAAGAATTACAAATAGAAACAGAAaagattgaaattttttaaattagaaactcaaattttaataatattttttaaaaaaaacatttttatttaaattttaaattttaaatttatcttttaatttttatatttattttaaattaaatataatatttaaacatAATTCAATCCAATACATTTTACaccaaatacaatataaaaacttaatttagTCTTAATTTTTGTCTTCCAATTTCTATCTCTTTGTCTCGATATTCCTTTCAAACATAGCCTATAATATACACCAAATTTATTAATGTGTGCAAATAACGTTATGTTTTACTTCATAAGAATTTTCTTAAGTTTCTAAATATTCAAtacatttgaaatttaaaatatttcaatatAAAGTCTTTTTTCTCTGAAATTAAGGAGTATATATATTTCAGCATTTTTATGGTNNNNNNNNNNNNNNNNNNNNNNNNNNNNNNNNNNNNNNNTCTAAATCGTAATGTTACATGATTACGTGAATATACtatttaatcatatttttagtgaacatatttttcattttcttaaatacttttatatatatcactttaatggttaaaaaaattgtaGCTTATAGTCACCGATATGTTCAAATGAAGCTTCTCTTTTctcaaattattaaaattatataagtgAAAAATACTTTTTGATGAAAGGATGAAAGAAtatccaaaaacaaaaagatattttgatcAAACAAGACAAACTATTTTCTGACAAACTAGTTGGCTCCATGTGAATTTTATCCCCATCCACCCAATATACAGCGCATGCATTTAAGTATATTGTCAGAACTACATGTGTTCATATACAAATGAGAGCTGGGAAGTAACATCATAAAGCATTTAATgacatattttaaataaattttttggaaaaaaaaatcttttagaagaagggattaataaaataaaaatgaacattTAGTcccaattaattttataatttttattaggataaagtatagtttttattttttatgtttgttaaaaatttaaaaatatgtctaagttttattttgttttaattttattctaaaatttttttattgtatcgAATATACTTCTGACGACtaatttctcaaaaaaatttagaatcaatTCAATAACAATTTTATAAGAACAACCATCAACACAAGCAAATAAGAAATAATTGTCATacattattgttggattagtcctaaatttttgaaaatttagctatcaaaatatatttgatataaataaaaaattttataataaaattaaaataaaataaaattaagaatatttaaaaattttttaacaaactttaaagataaaaaatactttattttattatgtgaATTTTACTAAATTGATTGGAGTGGGACTAAATCCTATTTCTTCactttagtaattttttattttagaagcgTTTGATCCAatcatttattttgataaataattttggttACAAAGTTATAATTATGTATATAAACTAATAGTAGCTTAAGTTTAGATGCATCGAAATGAGTATATAAAATTActcttatttaaatattttattgttatacTTATTCTCTTTATCATTTATCTCTTTTATGAATAAGGTTACtagcagaaaaaaattaatcaacagTGTTTAGTTTTCCAAATTGAATTTTCAAAATGAACAATTAATTTGAACACAAAAGAGTCATGCTATTTAAATatctctaaaaataaatatttgtgGAGGAATGCTTAACAAAGTCTAATCATTTTTCCAATAAATATTTATAGATGAGTTAagatttctaataatttttcttgcatgATTAATGGTAGAGCATATTATACTAGGTTTTGCATTAAGacatttgttaaaaaataaataattcattttattaaaaattaagaatttcaaaattataatGGACTTTTTATTGATAACCTATTCACAAATAttcatttttatattcttaACTAAATGCctgttattacttattattaacCCATTTTGATGATTCCAGGACATGTTTGTTGGAGGAAGTGATACTACTTCAACAACTCTAGAATGGACTTTTGCTGAGCTCCTCAAGAACCCAAATGTCATGAAGAAAGCCCAAGAAGAGGTAAGAAGAGTTGTGGGGAGCAAAtcaaaagtggaagaaaatgATGTGAATCAAATGAACTATTTGCATTGTGTGATCAAAGAAAGTCTTAGATTACATCCACCTCTCCCTCTTTTAATTCCTCGAGAAACATTATCAGCTGTGGAAGTAAAAGGGTACGATATTCCTCCAAAAACAAGGGTATTTTTTAATGTATGGGGAATTCAAAGGGACCCTGAGTTATGGAAAAATCCTGAAGAATTTCTTCCCGAGAGATTTGAAAATAACCAAGTTGATTTCAAAGGACAAGATTTCCAATTCCTCCCATTTGGTACTGGAAGAAGGGGATGTCCTGGAATTTCATTTGGACTGACTTCTGCTGAATATATTCTTGCTAATCTTCTATATTGGTTTGATTGGAAGCTATGTGATAAGAATGGTCAACTATTACATGACGTAGACATGAGTGAACTTTGTGGACTCACTGTCACTAAAAAAGTACCACTTCATCTTCAACCCATACCATACTACTCTGTTATTTAGGATTACTTGATGTGTAAGATTCTTGGTTTCTCCCTTATTTGTTACAAGTTTCAAATTAGCATGTAATAAACTTACTTTCTCCACTAAGGTTATCCTATTGCCTCCTTGTACCTTGTCCTTAAGCTTTGTTTGATGAAATTCAGTACTTAactttcaaaaactaaaaggaCACCATGATCCCTATCAGTTAAATGGATCTTCAACGCCAACTTCCAGGGTAAACATTACTATCACCAATTCACCACACTAGATGCAGGAAGTACAAAAACTCAGACTTCTTATGAACCCACCTGGGGATTTGACATTGCGCCTATAGTAAGCATAATGAAAGTAGAAATTGTTACATTTTATAAGAACGAAGAGCACTGCATGTATGTTGCTTCTGTGTATATCTGGCATATGAATAGAGGTCAAAATAAGAAGTGTGAAACTAAATTTTCTTTGAAGGCAATTGGTATGGTCCAATATGGCAATAATGTATGAATTGGAGGGTATAGAACTATAGAAACTCTGCTGCAGGTTAAAGGGATGGGATCATGCAGCCTATACTACAACCTTGTATCGTTATTCTGTATTCATCAAACTATGCCTCATCCTGGTATCAAAATTGCAAGGTGAAACCATTCATAGGCTCGTCTTAAGTTCGAAAAACCAAGAGATTGAACAAGCATTTTCTCCTGTATGTGCTAgttatcaatgatgatttgagaaTCGACTTCTCAAATCATCTCCCTGTGGTCATCTCATAGATGATCTGCGGGCACATGCATGGAGGCCTTCATGGCGAAGCACCTTGACTTGAGACACACTTTTTCCCTTTTAACCTAATCTGCATGAAGATGGTGCTTCCTCCTCCGGTTAACATACCAAGTGGCGTGTTTCTGCAGGCCCAAGCCAACAAGGACCTTAAGGCTTGTAAGCATAACATAGGTTATTGCTGTAAAAAGCAGAATCCAGAAAAGCCTCCATGGAAGGGGATTGGGAGGAATGTTTACAGCAAAAACTGGAGTGAGCACTCGAATAACCTGATAACAAGCAATAAAGAAGTACATAGACATTAAATTAGCAACAAATAGCAAATTAGCAGATAAGAAATGCAGCATTTAAAACATTTATGATTACCACAGATGCTGGAGCAAGGGGGACAAAAGTAAGGTTTTTCTTCACACCCTCAGTTTGCATATTTAAAGTCTACAGGTAAGAAAAAGAGTCAAGTGTCAGGCTTGTATTCTTAG
The genomic region above belongs to Arachis duranensis cultivar V14167 chromosome 3, aradu.V14167.gnm2.J7QH, whole genome shotgun sequence and contains:
- the LOC107478908 gene encoding cytochrome P450 71A1 — translated: MASSFSALKQMPYEKSSTLYLLSTIGIISIFLLLKLTRTRRNKSNNLPPSPPKLPLIGNLHQVGRLPHRSFHELSKKHGSLMFLQLGQIPTLVISSADTAKEITKNHDIIFSSRPQVTAAKIFVYGCKDVAFSPYSEEWRQKRKICVLELLSLKRVKSFQSIRQEEVVELVNWIRESCATSKVGSVINLSEMMIAASNNIVSRCVLGQKYDAPKDGRSNNFGDLGRKLMKHFADFCVGDFYPNLGWVDVLRGLIPEFKTTFAGLEACFDELIEEHKRMKKNNEEPLSIKKDFVEILLQVQEDSVLDFQLTGEDIKAILADMFVGGSDTTSTTLEWTFAELLKNPNVMKKAQEEVRRVVGSKSKVEENDVNQMNYLHCVIKESLRLHPPLPLLIPRETLSAVEVKGYDIPPKTRVFFNVWGIQRDPELWKNPEEFLPERFENNQVDFKGQDFQFLPFGTGRRGCPGISFGLTSAEYILANLLYWFDWKLCDKNGQLLHDVDMSELCGLTVTKKVPLHLQPIPYYSVI